In the Natronobacterium texcoconense genome, one interval contains:
- a CDS encoding sensor histidine kinase has protein sequence MERQNRLLPLVGGRDTVVALGALYLALGFGTALVPTSHNESLITVLVVLSFISGSGLVLLIGGYRLPHTDIDSQFHPVISVWCLTGIAAMLVILGLYHLQPDTGLSEPVRSIAILTGFSSVAGFGVGVYDAQAKTHAHRLERQNELLERTQRQLEESNERLEQFASAASHDLQEPLRMVSSYLQLIDQEYGDDFDEDGEEFLEYAIDGAERMKAMIDALLEYSRVETQGDQFEAVDLECVLDDVRKNLEIRIEETDTELEVGDLPRVEGDPNQLRQLFQNLVSNAVEYSGDEPARIAVSAERDGTEWVISVEDEGIGIDPDQQERIFEVFRRLHSHEERPGTGIGLALCDRIAERHGGEIWVDSDPGEGSTFSVSLPAASDDSLARTGRIGPPAE, from the coding sequence ATGGAGCGTCAGAACCGACTGCTACCCCTCGTCGGCGGGAGAGACACAGTCGTTGCTCTCGGTGCTCTCTATCTTGCTCTCGGTTTTGGAACGGCGCTCGTGCCAACCTCTCACAACGAGTCGCTCATCACCGTTCTCGTCGTCCTGAGCTTTATCAGTGGCTCCGGGCTCGTACTCCTGATCGGCGGTTATCGGCTTCCTCACACGGACATCGACTCCCAGTTCCACCCCGTTATCTCGGTGTGGTGTCTCACCGGAATCGCGGCGATGCTCGTCATTCTCGGGCTCTATCACCTCCAGCCGGACACCGGTCTTTCTGAACCGGTGCGTTCGATCGCGATCCTCACCGGATTCAGTTCGGTCGCCGGCTTCGGCGTCGGCGTCTACGACGCACAGGCGAAAACCCACGCCCACCGGCTGGAACGACAGAACGAACTGCTCGAGCGAACCCAGCGACAACTCGAGGAGTCGAACGAACGACTCGAGCAGTTCGCCTCCGCTGCCTCCCACGACCTCCAGGAGCCGTTACGGATGGTCTCGAGTTACCTCCAGCTGATCGACCAGGAGTACGGCGACGACTTCGACGAGGACGGCGAGGAGTTCCTCGAGTACGCGATCGACGGCGCCGAACGGATGAAAGCGATGATCGACGCACTGCTCGAGTACTCTCGCGTCGAAACACAGGGAGACCAGTTCGAAGCCGTCGACCTCGAGTGTGTTCTCGACGACGTCCGGAAGAACCTCGAAATTCGGATCGAGGAAACGGACACCGAACTCGAGGTCGGCGACCTGCCACGCGTCGAGGGTGATCCGAACCAGCTCCGACAGCTGTTCCAGAACCTCGTCTCGAACGCGGTCGAGTACAGCGGCGACGAACCGGCACGAATCGCGGTCTCGGCCGAACGGGACGGCACGGAGTGGGTGATCTCGGTCGAGGACGAGGGGATCGGTATCGACCCCGACCAGCAGGAACGGATCTTCGAGGTGTTCCGGCGGCTACACAGCCACGAAGAGCGGCCAGGGACTGGAATTGGGCTCGCACTCTGTGATCGGATCGCCGAACGTCACGGCGGCGAGATATGGGTCGACTCCGATCCCGGCGAGGGGTCGACGTTTTCGGTCTCGTTGCCGGCCGCGAGTGACGATTCGCTCGCTCGGACGGGCCGAATCGGGCCGCCGGCAGAGTGA
- a CDS encoding cation:proton antiporter, with protein MPCTSSPRRQFNRPRKFVIFGLLSLVAVVAVVAASSGLVVAAHPPLSICGVCDSVDGATDPGTLDVHVDEDGDSRWVARVPVNESTAERYGSDSAALEAAVDDGWYRHDVAIDDARNIESSIDDGVVTVEYDVPEVADSAVGDGRVLDYFYAGGTQYRYDVRAERVTIHLPEEMQVANDPPNADQEDGSLTWTADDGFSSRTYVAYGPDGIAGSLASWASVGVVFGPLLLSHGVVAGLVPAATIGVAAIVVGRFDRQSTRRRAIGERGENVLERVCSRSGLPLERRTLLGIVVGMSILLGVGGWLLFGTGPAILLGTFGVAGTSFLLLGHGLESGSSTWPVGLLAVTVPFVATTAFAPYYVLGFGPLVAGLLFVPWAVGACLGGYVLSLVGRRVGRTVAQHDT; from the coding sequence GTGCCCTGTACCTCCTCTCCACGCCGACAGTTCAACCGTCCCCGGAAGTTCGTCATTTTTGGCCTCCTCTCGCTCGTGGCAGTCGTTGCGGTCGTCGCCGCGAGTTCCGGACTCGTCGTCGCCGCCCATCCCCCGCTGTCGATCTGTGGCGTCTGTGATTCGGTCGACGGCGCGACCGATCCCGGAACGCTCGACGTCCACGTCGACGAGGACGGCGACTCCCGCTGGGTTGCCCGCGTCCCCGTCAACGAAAGCACCGCCGAACGCTACGGGAGCGATTCCGCCGCACTCGAGGCCGCCGTCGACGACGGCTGGTATCGACATGACGTCGCGATCGACGACGCACGAAATATCGAGTCCTCGATCGACGACGGCGTCGTCACCGTCGAGTACGACGTCCCCGAGGTCGCCGACTCCGCCGTCGGCGACGGCCGGGTTCTCGACTACTTCTACGCCGGCGGAACCCAGTACCGGTACGACGTTCGGGCCGAACGCGTCACGATCCACCTTCCCGAGGAAATGCAGGTAGCGAACGACCCTCCGAACGCCGACCAGGAGGACGGTTCCCTCACGTGGACGGCCGACGATGGGTTCTCGTCCCGGACGTACGTCGCCTACGGCCCGGACGGAATCGCCGGTTCGCTGGCTTCGTGGGCCTCCGTGGGAGTCGTCTTCGGTCCGCTCCTGCTGTCACACGGGGTCGTCGCGGGTCTCGTCCCGGCCGCCACCATCGGTGTCGCAGCCATCGTAGTCGGCCGGTTCGATCGACAGAGCACTCGCAGGCGAGCTATCGGCGAACGCGGCGAAAACGTCCTCGAGCGTGTCTGTTCCCGGTCCGGCTTGCCGCTCGAACGCCGCACGCTCCTCGGCATCGTCGTCGGAATGTCGATCCTGCTCGGGGTCGGTGGCTGGCTCCTCTTCGGCACGGGGCCTGCGATCCTGTTGGGGACGTTTGGCGTCGCCGGGACGTCGTTTCTCCTGCTGGGTCACGGACTCGAGTCGGGTAGTTCGACGTGGCCGGTCGGCCTCCTGGCCGTGACCGTACCGTTCGTCGCGACGACTGCCTTCGCGCCATACTACGTACTCGGATTCGGCCCACTCGTCGCCGGCCTCCTCTTCGTGCCGTGGGCGGTCGGTGCCTGCCTCGGCGGATACGTTCTCTCGCTGGTCGGTCGACGCGTCGGGAGAACTGTCGCCCAACACGACACTTGA
- a CDS encoding class I fructose-bisphosphate aldolase, producing the protein MIPIDDSPIVRDGKSLILAMDHGLEHGPVDFEEVPEKLDPSTVFETATHDAVTCMAVQKGIAEGYYPSYEDDVNLLLKINGTSNLWMGEYDSAVNCSVDYAAEIGADAVGFTLYGGSNHEVEMAEEFRDVQEDAREHDLPVVMWSYPRGQGLKNDTKPEVISYATRLGLELGADIAKVKYPGSPEAMEHACKCAGDMKVVMSGGSKTSDYEFLSTVEAAVSAGAKGLAVGRNVWQREDPTRILDALEKVIYEEETADAALEATE; encoded by the coding sequence ATGATTCCGATCGACGACTCTCCGATCGTCCGCGATGGCAAGTCACTGATTCTCGCGATGGACCACGGCCTCGAGCACGGTCCGGTCGACTTCGAGGAGGTACCGGAAAAGCTGGACCCATCGACGGTGTTCGAGACGGCGACCCACGACGCCGTCACCTGTATGGCGGTCCAGAAGGGGATCGCCGAGGGGTACTACCCCAGCTACGAGGACGACGTCAACCTCCTGTTGAAGATAAACGGCACCTCGAACCTCTGGATGGGCGAGTACGATTCGGCGGTCAACTGTTCGGTCGACTACGCGGCCGAAATCGGTGCCGACGCCGTTGGCTTTACGCTCTACGGTGGCTCGAACCACGAGGTCGAGATGGCAGAGGAGTTCCGCGACGTCCAGGAAGACGCCCGCGAGCACGACCTCCCCGTCGTCATGTGGTCGTACCCCCGCGGCCAGGGACTCAAGAACGACACCAAGCCGGAGGTTATCTCCTACGCGACCCGGCTCGGCCTCGAGCTGGGTGCCGACATCGCGAAGGTCAAGTACCCCGGCAGCCCCGAAGCGATGGAACACGCCTGCAAGTGCGCCGGTGACATGAAGGTCGTCATGAGCGGCGGCTCGAAGACGTCGGACTACGAGTTCCTCTCGACCGTCGAAGCCGCCGTCAGCGCCGGCGCGAAAGGACTGGCCGTCGGCCGCAACGTCTGGCAGCGCGAGGATCCGACTCGCATTCTGGACGCCCTCGAGAAAGTAATCTACGAGGAAGAGACCGCAGACGCCGCACTCGAGGCTACCGAGTAG
- a CDS encoding class 1 fructose-bisphosphatase, with amino-acid sequence MTVSDPVDEVVATIARSAAEVRQGLVGRRGKADEENPSGETQAEADVWADELLADRLTSIDGVGQYASEERSEIIDGGDEKVYVAVDPLDGSSNLKSNNTMGTVFGIYEEPLPAPGSALVASGWILYGPITTMACARDGTVTKYELTGGERTVVERDVTLPDDPLVYGFGGRVPHWLDEFREYAREIESDPSNKLRYGGAMIGDVNQVLTYGGIFAYPALEDSPRGKLRLQFEGNPIAYLVEAAGGRSSDGTQSILEVEPNDLHDRVPLHVGNTELIERLEDALA; translated from the coding sequence ATGACCGTGTCCGATCCAGTCGACGAAGTCGTCGCCACGATCGCCCGCTCCGCAGCAGAGGTACGCCAGGGGCTGGTCGGCCGCCGAGGGAAAGCCGACGAGGAGAATCCGAGCGGCGAAACCCAGGCCGAGGCGGACGTGTGGGCAGACGAGTTGCTCGCCGACCGGTTGACGTCGATCGACGGCGTCGGTCAGTACGCGAGCGAGGAGCGCTCGGAGATCATCGACGGCGGAGACGAGAAGGTGTACGTCGCCGTCGACCCGCTCGATGGCTCGTCGAACCTGAAGTCGAACAACACGATGGGGACGGTGTTTGGCATCTACGAGGAGCCGCTTCCTGCTCCCGGATCCGCGCTGGTCGCCTCCGGCTGGATCCTCTACGGCCCGATCACGACCATGGCGTGTGCTCGCGACGGAACGGTCACGAAGTACGAACTCACCGGTGGCGAACGGACCGTCGTCGAGCGCGACGTCACCCTACCTGACGATCCGCTCGTCTACGGCTTCGGCGGCCGCGTCCCCCACTGGCTCGACGAGTTCAGGGAGTACGCCCGCGAGATCGAGTCCGACCCGAGCAACAAACTCCGCTACGGCGGCGCGATGATCGGCGACGTCAACCAGGTGCTGACCTACGGCGGGATCTTCGCCTACCCCGCCCTCGAGGACAGCCCCCGCGGAAAGCTCCGTCTGCAGTTCGAGGGGAACCCGATCGCGTACCTCGTCGAGGCCGCCGGCGGCCGCTCCTCCGACGGGACCCAGTCGATCCTCGAGGTGGAACCGAACGACCTCCACGACCGGGTTCCGCTGCACGTCGGCAATACTGAGCTGATCGAGCGCCTCGAGGACGCGCTCGCCTAG
- a CDS encoding ADP-dependent glucokinase/phosphofructokinase: MQDAHAQLEADIAELEDLPVFVAYNANVDAIVRVDGELESFLERPSDPGSELPSSPLESKRELAAAIAHTMAAGRGDEIAMADEFAATLESELAPDSQQMGGQAGIMTNLLTALGTAPITYTYLVSERQLSMFDHPGEVRYPTVEDGQVSYVPLPEAVNTDRTKINWVFEFREGDEFFGVTAPEDTRFIAASRPPEFDLSAGELDEAIDQVGEAVDGALLAGYHNLTPDHVEEGYEETHKHARDVLRRLRSESDVDVHVEYAVTHDDDLRDSMYEWILPEANVVGADTHELTMLHDDAGIDAVEEPPSEATPFEPGEILDHYRMLEAVREELGVDCLQLHAMEYHLAVMESYHSPEALRRGLEFSAVNAATKAALGHISEPGDLETGLEYEPSEMGREAIELLADHLGESAEDGVLATPSVAACPNRVVDEPAGTVGIGDIVSSSSFVLELAVANDQ; the protein is encoded by the coding sequence ATGCAGGACGCCCACGCCCAACTGGAGGCGGACATCGCCGAACTCGAGGACCTGCCGGTGTTCGTCGCCTACAACGCGAACGTCGACGCGATCGTTCGGGTCGACGGGGAACTCGAGTCGTTCCTCGAGCGGCCTTCCGATCCCGGCTCCGAACTGCCGTCGAGTCCGCTGGAGTCGAAACGGGAACTCGCGGCGGCGATCGCACACACGATGGCCGCCGGCCGGGGCGACGAGATCGCGATGGCCGACGAGTTCGCCGCGACACTCGAGTCCGAACTGGCGCCCGATAGCCAGCAGATGGGCGGCCAGGCGGGGATCATGACGAACCTGCTCACCGCACTGGGAACCGCACCGATCACGTACACGTACCTGGTTTCGGAGCGACAGCTCTCGATGTTCGACCACCCCGGCGAGGTGCGGTATCCGACCGTCGAGGACGGTCAGGTGAGCTACGTGCCCCTCCCCGAAGCGGTCAACACGGATCGGACGAAGATCAACTGGGTATTCGAGTTCAGAGAAGGCGACGAGTTCTTCGGCGTGACCGCACCCGAAGACACTCGGTTCATCGCGGCCTCGAGGCCGCCGGAGTTCGACCTCTCTGCGGGGGAACTCGACGAGGCGATCGATCAGGTGGGCGAAGCCGTCGACGGAGCCCTCCTCGCAGGGTATCACAACCTCACGCCCGACCACGTCGAGGAGGGGTACGAGGAGACTCACAAACACGCACGCGACGTTCTCCGTCGACTCCGGTCGGAAAGCGACGTCGACGTCCACGTCGAGTACGCCGTCACCCACGACGACGATCTCAGAGACAGCATGTACGAGTGGATTCTGCCGGAGGCGAACGTCGTGGGGGCGGATACGCACGAGCTGACGATGTTGCACGACGACGCGGGTATCGACGCCGTCGAGGAGCCACCGTCGGAGGCGACTCCGTTCGAACCCGGGGAGATCCTCGACCACTACCGGATGCTCGAGGCGGTCCGCGAGGAACTCGGCGTCGACTGTCTGCAGTTACACGCCATGGAGTATCACCTCGCCGTGATGGAGTCGTACCACTCGCCGGAGGCGCTTCGACGGGGCCTCGAGTTCTCCGCCGTCAACGCCGCGACGAAGGCGGCGCTGGGACACATCTCCGAGCCCGGGGACCTCGAGACCGGGCTGGAGTACGAGCCCTCGGAGATGGGGCGAGAAGCGATCGAACTGCTGGCCGATCACCTCGGCGAGTCGGCCGAGGATGGCGTCCTCGCCACGCCCTCGGTCGCTGCCTGCCCCAATCGCGTCGTCGACGAGCCGGCTGGGACGGTCGGCATCGGCGACATCGTCTCCTCCTCGAGTTTCGTCCTGGAACTCGCGGTAGCCAACGATCAGTAA
- a CDS encoding universal stress protein, producing the protein MSRFIESILIPTDGSDGALAGARRGIALASRIDADVHVLSIVESRFQAADFDERDIQSFEENAEEAVEEIARLATDHDEERDVTTAVRKGTPFQSIREYASRREIDVIVMGTKGRTGLDRVLLGSVTENVLRTARTPVLAVPPNADEPAIADVPFERLLLPTDGSDGATIATEWGIELASRLESSLHALYSIDTSPFDADRASDDLLEVLENRGEAALDAVREHGEDAGVDVSGSTVTGSPVREVPTYATENDVDLIVMGTHGRTGIGQWFLGSVTENVVRQAEVPVFCVPVSAEHP; encoded by the coding sequence ATGAGCCGGTTTATCGAATCGATACTGATACCGACCGACGGCAGCGACGGGGCACTCGCAGGAGCCAGACGCGGGATCGCGCTCGCGTCTCGGATCGACGCGGACGTCCACGTCCTGTCGATCGTCGAATCCCGGTTCCAGGCGGCGGACTTCGACGAACGGGATATTCAGTCGTTCGAAGAGAACGCCGAGGAAGCAGTCGAGGAAATCGCACGGCTGGCCACGGACCACGACGAGGAGAGAGACGTTACGACCGCGGTCAGAAAGGGCACTCCGTTCCAGTCGATCAGAGAGTACGCCAGTCGACGCGAGATCGACGTCATCGTCATGGGAACGAAAGGCCGAACGGGACTCGACAGGGTTCTCCTCGGCAGCGTGACCGAAAACGTCCTTCGAACGGCACGGACTCCCGTACTCGCGGTTCCACCGAACGCCGACGAACCCGCAATCGCCGACGTCCCGTTCGAGCGACTCCTCCTTCCGACGGACGGCAGCGACGGTGCGACGATCGCGACCGAGTGGGGAATCGAACTCGCGAGTCGGCTCGAGTCATCACTGCATGCGCTCTACTCGATCGACACGAGTCCGTTCGACGCCGATAGAGCGAGTGACGATCTCCTCGAGGTGCTCGAGAACAGGGGCGAAGCGGCACTCGACGCGGTCCGGGAACACGGTGAAGACGCCGGAGTGGACGTCTCGGGATCGACCGTGACCGGCTCTCCGGTGAGGGAGGTTCCCACGTACGCGACCGAGAACGACGTCGACCTGATCGTCATGGGAACGCACGGCCGGACGGGGATCGGACAGTGGTTTCTCGGAAGCGTCACCGAAAACGTCGTCCGCCAGGCCGAGGTGCCGGTGTTTTGCGTGCCGGTCAGTGCCGAGCATCCGTGA
- the gap gene encoding type I glyceraldehyde-3-phosphate dehydrogenase, whose protein sequence is MNEDTNDGSGTDETLRIGLNGFGRVGRCLLRASLTHDDVDIVAINDVMDDDDMEYLLTYDSVHGRLDGISRDGDTLFVDDQEFQLLSEREPSDLPWDELDVDIAFEATGLFRTHDEAAQHLEAGADKVIISAPPKGETEVPMFVYGVNHEEYEGDDVLSNASCTTNSVAPVLQALDEEFEVVSGLLTTVHAYTGSQALVDGPMEKRRRGRAAAENIVPTTTGAADSTSEVLPEFEGKLEGMAMRVPVPNGSVTDITVNIEEDIEREEVTDAIRTAADDRMAGVLGYTDDKIVSRDIVGLPFASYVDLESMMVAANDTVKVLAWYDNEYGFSNQLIKLAKHVANESESIDAGRTVAH, encoded by the coding sequence ATGAACGAGGACACGAACGACGGCTCCGGAACCGACGAAACGCTTCGTATCGGACTCAACGGCTTTGGGCGGGTCGGACGCTGTCTCCTCCGTGCGTCGCTGACTCACGACGACGTCGATATCGTGGCGATCAACGACGTGATGGACGACGACGATATGGAGTACCTGCTCACGTACGATTCGGTTCACGGCCGACTCGACGGGATTTCCCGCGACGGAGACACTCTCTTCGTTGACGACCAGGAGTTCCAGTTGCTCTCGGAGCGCGAGCCGTCGGACCTCCCGTGGGACGAACTGGACGTCGACATTGCCTTCGAAGCGACGGGGCTGTTCCGGACCCACGACGAGGCTGCCCAGCACCTCGAGGCCGGTGCGGACAAGGTGATCATCTCGGCGCCGCCGAAAGGCGAAACTGAGGTGCCGATGTTCGTCTACGGCGTCAACCACGAGGAGTACGAGGGTGACGACGTCCTCTCGAATGCCTCCTGTACGACGAACTCGGTTGCGCCAGTCCTGCAGGCTCTCGACGAGGAGTTCGAGGTTGTCTCTGGGCTCCTGACGACCGTCCACGCGTACACCGGCAGTCAGGCGCTCGTAGACGGCCCCATGGAGAAACGACGCCGCGGCCGCGCCGCCGCCGAGAACATCGTTCCGACGACGACCGGTGCGGCCGATTCGACCAGCGAAGTACTCCCCGAGTTCGAGGGCAAACTCGAGGGGATGGCGATGCGGGTACCGGTCCCGAACGGGTCGGTCACCGACATCACTGTCAACATCGAGGAAGACATCGAACGCGAGGAAGTGACCGACGCGATCCGGACCGCGGCCGACGACAGGATGGCTGGCGTCCTCGGCTACACCGACGACAAGATCGTCTCCCGGGACATCGTCGGGCTACCGTTCGCCTCGTACGTCGATCTCGAGTCCATGATGGTCGCAGCCAACGACACGGTGAAAGTACTCGCCTGGTACGACAACGAGTACGGCTTCTCGAATCAGCTGATCAAACTCGCAAAACACGTCGCGAACGAGTCAGAGAGCATCGACGCCGGACGGACCGTTGCCCACTGA
- a CDS encoding phosphoglycerate kinase: MTTFRTIDDLEPGQRLLVRIDVNAAVEDGTVKDSRRFARHAETIRELLADDHAVALLAHQGRPGRDTFVSLEQHADILADHLDHPVEFVADTYGEDALAAIDDLESGDVLLLENVRMCDEELPEEPPDAKAETDLVRTLAPAFDAYVGDAYSAAHRSHASIVGFPRVMDACAGRVMEREYTAITAVRDREFDGPVTMILGGTKAEDVIPIIERLDDVVDRFCLGGVVGELFLRADGHDVGYDVGETSLFDHQWDDHRDRLERSLNAYRDRLRLPSDLAYEDDDGERAEVVVEGLEKDRPFLDVGSETADRYVDVVEDSAAAFVKGSLGVFEDERFAKGTVAVVSAMADSDCFTVVGGGDTARVVELYDFDDDDFSRVTVAGGAYVRALTGDSLVGVEVLEEGSLK; the protein is encoded by the coding sequence ATGACTACGTTTCGAACGATCGACGACCTCGAGCCTGGCCAGCGACTGCTCGTCCGGATCGACGTCAACGCCGCCGTCGAGGACGGGACCGTCAAGGATAGTCGGCGGTTCGCCCGTCACGCCGAAACTATCCGGGAACTGCTCGCGGACGATCACGCGGTCGCCCTGCTTGCCCATCAGGGTCGGCCGGGCCGGGACACGTTCGTCTCGCTCGAGCAACACGCCGACATCCTCGCCGACCACCTCGATCACCCCGTCGAATTCGTCGCCGACACGTACGGCGAGGACGCGCTCGCGGCCATCGACGACCTCGAGTCGGGCGACGTGCTCCTGCTCGAGAACGTCCGGATGTGCGACGAGGAACTCCCCGAGGAACCACCGGACGCGAAAGCCGAGACGGACCTCGTCCGGACGCTCGCCCCGGCGTTCGATGCCTACGTCGGGGACGCGTACTCGGCCGCGCATCGCTCTCACGCCTCGATCGTCGGCTTTCCGCGCGTCATGGATGCCTGCGCGGGCCGAGTGATGGAACGGGAGTACACGGCGATCACGGCCGTCAGGGACCGAGAGTTCGACGGGCCGGTCACGATGATTCTCGGCGGGACGAAAGCCGAGGACGTCATCCCGATCATCGAGCGACTCGACGACGTCGTCGATCGGTTCTGTCTCGGTGGCGTCGTCGGCGAACTCTTCTTGCGGGCCGACGGCCACGATGTCGGGTACGACGTCGGCGAGACGTCGCTTTTCGACCATCAGTGGGACGACCACCGGGACCGCCTCGAGCGTAGTCTCAACGCGTACCGCGACCGGTTACGTCTCCCGTCGGATCTCGCCTACGAGGACGACGACGGCGAGCGCGCGGAGGTTGTGGTCGAGGGGCTCGAGAAGGATCGACCGTTTCTCGACGTCGGCTCCGAGACGGCCGACCGCTACGTCGACGTCGTCGAGGACTCCGCGGCGGCGTTCGTCAAGGGTTCGCTCGGCGTCTTCGAGGACGAACGGTTCGCCAAGGGGACCGTCGCGGTCGTCTCGGCGATGGCCGACTCCGACTGCTTTACGGTCGTCGGCGGCGGTGACACCGCCCGCGTCGTCGAACTGTACGATTTCGACGACGACGACTTTTCACGCGTCACGGTCGCCGGCGGTGCGTACGTTCGCGCCCTCACCGGCGACTCGCTCGTCGGCGTCGAGGTACTCGAAGAGGGGAGTCTGAAATGA
- a CDS encoding sugar phosphate nucleotidyltransferase translates to MTGTTAVVLAGGYATRLWPITRHRPKMFLPLGETTVIERIYAELESIDRIDEVYVSTNERFAPDFEAHLEESPYEKPRLSVEETEHEDEKLGVVGALAQLLDREGLDDDLLVIAGDNLFDFAVSDFLEYFDRREGPVIAAYDVGDREKATSYGVVELDDERVVDFQEKPDEPETSLVSIGCYAFPGETLSLFTSYLEEGNNPDEPGWFVQWLQDREPTYAYPFEGVWFDIGTRESYLDAVSWYLDGESHVAESAIVRDTTVDDSTLVMPGATLVDAAVERSVIFPDVDLESTTVRGSIVDDGASISGFDLERALIGAYSRIPDERQQS, encoded by the coding sequence ATGACTGGCACCACAGCCGTCGTTCTGGCCGGCGGCTACGCGACCCGACTGTGGCCGATCACGAGGCACCGCCCCAAGATGTTTCTCCCGCTCGGGGAGACGACCGTCATCGAGCGAATCTACGCGGAACTCGAGTCCATCGACCGGATCGACGAGGTCTACGTGAGTACGAACGAACGGTTCGCGCCCGACTTCGAGGCCCACCTCGAGGAAAGCCCCTACGAGAAACCCCGGCTCTCCGTCGAGGAGACCGAGCACGAAGACGAGAAACTCGGCGTCGTCGGCGCACTCGCCCAGCTACTCGATCGCGAAGGACTCGACGACGATCTGCTGGTGATCGCTGGCGACAACCTCTTCGATTTCGCCGTCAGCGACTTTCTCGAGTACTTCGACCGACGCGAGGGGCCGGTGATCGCCGCCTACGACGTCGGCGACCGAGAGAAGGCCACGTCCTACGGCGTGGTCGAACTGGACGACGAGCGCGTCGTCGATTTCCAGGAAAAACCGGACGAACCGGAGACTTCACTCGTCTCGATCGGCTGCTACGCGTTCCCCGGAGAGACGCTGTCGCTTTTCACCTCGTACCTCGAGGAAGGGAACAACCCGGACGAGCCCGGCTGGTTCGTCCAGTGGCTTCAGGACCGCGAACCGACCTACGCCTATCCGTTCGAGGGCGTGTGGTTCGACATCGGCACCAGGGAGAGTTACCTCGACGCAGTCTCCTGGTACCTCGACGGCGAGTCGCACGTCGCGGAATCGGCGATCGTTCGGGACACGACCGTCGATGACAGTACCCTCGTGATGCCGGGCGCGACCCTCGTCGACGCCGCCGTCGAACGGTCGGTGATCTTCCCTGACGTCGACCTCGAGTCGACGACGGTGCGGGGATCGATCGTCGACGACGGAGCCAGCATCAGCGGGTTCGACCTCGAGCGTGCACTGATCGGGGCCTATAGCCGGATTCCGGACGAACGGCAACAGTCCTAG